Proteins from a genomic interval of Rhizobium sp. SL42:
- a CDS encoding sugar ABC transporter permease, giving the protein MTQQISKQNNPAPAALDRSDERVSHSEGLSGAIRAFITRVRSGDLGMLPVAIGLIVISTVFSILNPIFLAPNNLVNLLFDCATVGIISLGIVCVLILGEIDLSVGSMSGLASAIIGVLWVNSGVSLPLAIAAALVTGAAVGALYAVLYNRLGMPSFVATLAGLLALLGMQLYILGPTGSINLPYASPLVRFGQILVMPDWLSHILALVPGGVMIVAGLMARQRRMSVNLSTQPLSSLLVKAGALTLALQSVVFYLNTGRGVPWMFGLFVFLVIVLNYALTKTQWGRSMFAVGGNREAARRSGINVRRIYMSAFMLCSTLAALGGTLSASRLASSSQQAGTGDVNLNAIAAAVIGGTSLFGGRGSAYSALLGIIVIQAISNGLTLLNLSSSLRYMITGAVLAIAVIVDSLARRSRVSHGRA; this is encoded by the coding sequence ATGACCCAGCAGATATCCAAGCAGAACAATCCGGCTCCGGCAGCCCTCGATCGCAGCGACGAGCGCGTCAGCCATTCAGAAGGTTTGAGCGGCGCAATCCGTGCCTTTATCACCCGCGTGCGGTCGGGTGATCTCGGCATGTTGCCGGTTGCCATCGGCCTCATCGTCATCTCTACCGTGTTCAGCATCCTGAACCCGATCTTCCTCGCGCCGAACAACCTGGTGAACCTGCTGTTCGATTGCGCGACCGTGGGCATCATCTCGCTCGGCATCGTTTGCGTTCTCATCCTCGGCGAGATCGATCTTTCCGTCGGCTCGATGAGCGGGCTGGCGTCCGCAATCATCGGCGTGCTCTGGGTCAATTCCGGCGTTTCGCTGCCGCTGGCCATCGCGGCTGCCCTGGTAACCGGGGCTGCGGTCGGCGCGCTTTACGCGGTGCTCTACAACCGTCTCGGCATGCCGAGCTTCGTCGCGACCCTGGCGGGACTGCTCGCCCTTCTCGGGATGCAGCTCTATATCCTCGGGCCTACCGGCAGCATCAACCTGCCCTATGCTTCGCCGCTCGTCCGTTTCGGCCAGATCCTCGTCATGCCGGACTGGTTGTCGCATATCCTCGCCCTGGTGCCAGGCGGCGTCATGATCGTCGCCGGACTGATGGCCAGGCAGCGCCGCATGTCGGTCAACCTGTCGACGCAGCCGCTGAGCAGCCTGCTGGTCAAGGCCGGCGCCCTGACCCTCGCGCTTCAATCCGTCGTCTTCTATCTCAACACCGGGCGCGGCGTGCCGTGGATGTTCGGCCTCTTCGTCTTCCTGGTCATCGTCTTGAACTATGCCCTGACGAAAACGCAGTGGGGCCGCTCGATGTTTGCCGTCGGCGGCAACCGGGAAGCCGCCCGCCGCTCCGGCATCAATGTCCGCCGTATCTATATGAGCGCCTTCATGCTTTGCTCTACCTTGGCAGCCCTTGGCGGCACCCTGTCGGCATCGCGGCTGGCCTCGTCGAGCCAGCAGGCCGGCACCGGTGACGTCAACCTGAATGCCATCGCCGCAGCCGTCATCGGCGGAACCAGCCTGTTCGGCGGCCGGGGCAGCGCCTATTCCGCCCTGCTCGGCATTATTGTGATCCAGGCGATTTCCAATGGCCTGACACTTCTCAACCTGAGCTCTTCGCTGCGATACATGATCACCGGCGCCGTGCTCGCCATCGCCGTTATCGTCGACTCGCTGGCAAGACGCTCGCGTGTCAGCCACGGCCGCGCCTGA
- a CDS encoding ATP-binding cassette domain-containing protein yields MVPIDKGLPAKGTTILKLSNVSKNFGAVSALTDIDLEIKAGEVVALVGDNGAGKSTLIKVLAGVHQPSSGRIEFCGREVSLDSPSKALELGIATVFQDLALCENLDVVANLFLGHELSPWNLDEVGMEVRAWTLLRELAARIPSVREPIASLSGGQRQTVAIARSLLLDPKIIMLDEPTAALGVAQTAEVLNLIERVRERGLGVIIISHNMEDVRAVADRIVVLRLGRNNGVFSPDASNHELVASITGATENSVSRRIGRKAGEQIETGGSLA; encoded by the coding sequence ATGGTGCCAATCGACAAAGGTCTGCCCGCAAAGGGAACGACCATCCTGAAGCTGAGCAATGTATCGAAGAATTTCGGCGCGGTGTCCGCGCTCACCGATATCGACCTGGAGATCAAGGCCGGTGAGGTGGTGGCCCTTGTCGGCGACAATGGCGCGGGCAAGTCGACGCTGATCAAGGTGCTGGCCGGCGTGCACCAGCCGAGTTCGGGCCGGATCGAATTCTGCGGCAGGGAAGTGTCGCTCGACAGTCCGAGCAAGGCGCTCGAACTGGGCATCGCGACGGTGTTCCAGGATCTCGCATTGTGCGAAAATCTCGATGTCGTTGCCAATCTGTTTCTCGGTCACGAGCTGTCGCCGTGGAACCTCGACGAAGTCGGCATGGAAGTCCGTGCCTGGACGCTGCTGCGCGAACTGGCCGCCCGCATTCCCTCCGTCCGCGAGCCGATCGCCTCGCTCTCCGGCGGACAGCGGCAGACGGTGGCGATCGCCCGGTCGCTGCTACTCGACCCGAAGATCATCATGCTCGACGAACCGACGGCCGCGCTCGGCGTCGCCCAGACGGCCGAAGTGCTCAACCTGATCGAGCGCGTGCGCGAGCGCGGCCTCGGCGTCATCATCATCAGCCACAACATGGAGGACGTGCGCGCTGTTGCCGACCGCATCGTCGTCCTGCGTCTCGGACGCAACAACGGCGTCTTCAGCCCTGACGCCTCGAACCACGAACTCGTGGCCTCCATTACGGGCGCCACCGAAAACTCCGTCTCGCGCCGCATCGGCCGCAAGGCGGGCGAACAGATCGAGACCGGCGGGAGCCTCGCATGA
- a CDS encoding FGGY-family carbohydrate kinase produces MTPSQNSPVDAAPRYVIGVDVGTGSTRAGLFDLKGTMLSAAKRDIRLYREAGAVVEQSSTEIWQAVCASVREAVALAGVEPSSVIGIGFDATCSLVVLGDGGVPLAVGPSEDPARDIIVWMDHRAVAQAERINALGHDVLRYVGGRISPEMETPKLLWLKENRPETFAGAWQFFDLADFLTWKSTGDLSRSTCTVTCKWTYLAHEQRWDPSYFEQIGLKDLADEGFARIGTSIVEPGTRLGQGLTAEAATAMGLNAGTAVAAGMIDAHAGGIGTVGIGGRPEENLAYVFGTSSCTMTSTADPVFVPGVWGPYYSAMVPGMWLNEGGQSAAGAAIDQLLSFHPAAGEARAAADKLGVPLPVLIAEEARTKVDQISDAIWMADGLHVVPEFLGNRAPFADPHARALIAGLGMDRDRDSLVALYIAGIAGIGYGLRQIIEAQAKEGAAIKRVVISGGAGTSPLVRQLLADACGRPVLAPTAAEPVLLGSAILGAVAALAYPDVRTAMEALCAISSAHEPAQGEIQAVHSRRFKAFETLQDCGRKLRA; encoded by the coding sequence ATGACACCATCACAGAACTCGCCAGTCGATGCCGCGCCGCGTTACGTCATCGGTGTCGATGTCGGAACCGGCAGCACTCGGGCTGGTCTCTTCGATCTGAAGGGAACCATGCTCTCCGCGGCCAAGCGCGATATCCGGCTCTATCGGGAAGCCGGTGCCGTGGTTGAGCAGTCGAGCACGGAGATCTGGCAGGCCGTCTGCGCGAGTGTCCGGGAGGCCGTAGCCTTGGCCGGGGTCGAGCCGTCTTCGGTGATCGGCATCGGCTTCGACGCGACCTGCTCGCTGGTGGTCCTGGGAGACGGTGGCGTGCCTCTTGCGGTCGGCCCCTCGGAGGATCCCGCCCGCGACATCATCGTCTGGATGGATCACCGGGCCGTCGCCCAGGCCGAGCGCATCAATGCCCTGGGGCACGACGTTCTTCGCTATGTCGGCGGGCGGATCTCGCCGGAGATGGAAACGCCCAAACTTCTGTGGCTGAAGGAGAACCGGCCTGAGACATTCGCGGGCGCCTGGCAATTCTTCGATCTGGCCGACTTTCTCACCTGGAAATCGACCGGAGACCTGTCGCGTTCGACCTGCACGGTGACCTGCAAATGGACCTATCTGGCGCATGAACAGCGATGGGATCCGAGTTATTTCGAACAGATCGGACTGAAGGATCTCGCCGACGAGGGCTTTGCCCGTATTGGTACATCGATCGTGGAACCGGGTACGCGGCTGGGCCAGGGCCTGACTGCGGAGGCAGCAACGGCGATGGGCTTGAACGCCGGCACGGCGGTGGCCGCAGGTATGATCGATGCCCATGCTGGAGGCATCGGCACCGTCGGCATCGGCGGCAGGCCCGAGGAGAACCTCGCCTATGTCTTCGGCACCTCGTCCTGCACCATGACATCCACGGCCGATCCGGTCTTCGTGCCGGGCGTCTGGGGACCTTACTACTCGGCCATGGTGCCCGGCATGTGGCTCAATGAAGGGGGGCAGAGTGCGGCGGGTGCGGCCATCGATCAGCTGTTGTCGTTCCATCCGGCAGCCGGCGAGGCTCGAGCCGCCGCAGACAAACTGGGCGTACCGCTTCCGGTGTTGATCGCCGAGGAAGCCCGCACCAAGGTGGATCAGATCTCGGATGCAATATGGATGGCCGACGGATTGCATGTGGTGCCGGAATTCCTCGGCAACCGCGCTCCGTTCGCCGATCCGCATGCCCGCGCCCTTATCGCCGGATTGGGAATGGACCGGGATCGTGACAGTCTCGTTGCCCTCTATATCGCCGGCATTGCAGGCATCGGCTACGGCTTGCGCCAGATCATCGAGGCGCAGGCAAAAGAAGGCGCCGCCATCAAGCGGGTGGTGATCAGTGGTGGCGCGGGGACAAGCCCACTCGTGCGCCAACTTCTTGCCGACGCCTGCGGAAGACCGGTGCTGGCGCCCACTGCTGCCGAGCCTGTATTGCTGGGTTCCGCCATACTTGGAGCCGTCGCAGCTTTGGCATATCCGGATGTCCGCACCGCGATGGAAGCGCTCTGCGCCATCTCCTCTGCCCACGAACCCGCTCAGGGCGAAATACAAGCCGTGCATTCCCGCAGGTTTAAGGCCTTTGAAACACTGCAGGACTGTGGCCGAAAACTGAGGGCCTAG
- a CDS encoding SDR family oxidoreductase, translating to MTDLMKGKVAAITGAASGIGLECARTLLAEGATVVLIDRAADKLEGLCKDLGNRAKPLVVDLLDGPDVSGMLPRILELAGRLDIFHANAGAYIGGPVAEGDPDAWDRMLNLNINAAFRSVHAVLPHMIAQKSGDILFTSSIAGVVPVVWEPIYTASKFAVQAFVHSTRRQVAQHGVRVGAVLPGPVVTALLDDWPKEKMDEALANGSLMQPKEVAEAVLFMLSRPRNVTIRDLVILPNSVDL from the coding sequence ATGACGGATCTCATGAAAGGCAAAGTCGCCGCGATCACCGGTGCCGCCTCAGGCATCGGGCTCGAATGCGCCCGCACCCTGCTTGCGGAAGGCGCCACCGTGGTCCTGATCGACCGCGCCGCAGACAAGCTCGAGGGCCTTTGCAAGGACCTCGGCAACCGTGCCAAGCCGTTGGTCGTTGACTTGCTGGACGGCCCGGATGTGTCCGGCATGCTGCCGCGCATCCTTGAACTCGCCGGTCGGCTCGACATTTTCCACGCCAATGCCGGCGCCTATATCGGCGGTCCGGTAGCTGAAGGCGATCCGGATGCCTGGGACCGGATGCTCAACCTCAACATCAATGCCGCATTTCGCTCGGTGCACGCGGTTCTGCCGCACATGATCGCGCAGAAATCCGGCGACATCCTGTTCACCAGTTCGATCGCCGGTGTCGTGCCGGTCGTCTGGGAGCCGATCTACACGGCCTCGAAATTCGCCGTACAGGCCTTCGTGCATTCCACCCGTCGGCAGGTCGCCCAGCACGGGGTTCGTGTTGGCGCCGTCCTACCCGGGCCCGTCGTTACCGCGCTGCTCGACGACTGGCCGAAGGAGAAGATGGACGAGGCGCTGGCCAACGGCAGCCTGATGCAGCCAAAGGAAGTGGCTGAGGCCGTGCTCTTCATGTTGTCGCGGCCGCGCAATGTCACCATCCGCGATCTCGTCATCCTGCCGAACAGCGTCGATCTCTGA
- a CDS encoding sulfite exporter TauE/SafE family protein, with translation MIEHTTLIVAIALVCAFFVGLSKGGLPSVGTLAVPLLALVISPVTAAALLLPIYIASDMVGLYLYRRSFSARNLAILVPASLLGVAIGWTFSAYLSSMFIGMIVGLVGVMFCLNAWFGARYRTVAKDANIPAGIFWGTLTGLTSFVSHSGGPPYQMYVLPQRLEKMKFAGTSTILFAIINAAKVIPYWELQQFSNFDGSLVLWLLPAAIVGTVVGKRLTQILPETLFFRIVEISLLLLSLKLIADYVLSI, from the coding sequence ATGATCGAACATACCACGCTGATCGTCGCAATAGCCCTCGTATGTGCATTTTTTGTCGGTCTTTCCAAAGGTGGCCTGCCCTCTGTCGGGACCCTCGCCGTTCCGCTGCTCGCACTTGTCATATCGCCGGTAACGGCGGCCGCGCTGCTGCTACCGATCTATATCGCGAGCGACATGGTCGGGCTTTATCTCTATCGCCGCAGCTTTTCCGCGCGAAACCTTGCCATACTGGTGCCGGCATCCCTGTTGGGCGTGGCGATCGGCTGGACCTTCAGCGCCTATCTGTCGAGCATGTTCATCGGCATGATCGTCGGCCTCGTTGGCGTCATGTTCTGCCTCAATGCATGGTTCGGCGCGCGCTACAGGACAGTGGCGAAAGATGCCAATATTCCGGCAGGCATCTTCTGGGGCACATTGACCGGGTTGACCAGTTTCGTTTCACACTCGGGCGGCCCGCCCTACCAGATGTATGTCCTGCCGCAGCGTCTGGAAAAGATGAAATTTGCCGGTACCTCGACGATCCTCTTTGCCATCATCAATGCCGCCAAGGTCATTCCCTACTGGGAACTGCAGCAGTTTTCCAACTTTGACGGCAGTCTGGTTCTTTGGCTTTTGCCTGCAGCGATCGTCGGCACTGTTGTCGGGAAAAGACTGACGCAGATCCTTCCCGAGACGCTGTTCTTTCGCATTGTCGAGATATCCCTGCTGCTTCTGTCGCTGAAGCTCATCGCCGACTATGTCTTGAGCATCTGA
- a CDS encoding ATP-binding protein: protein MRLNRLDLTRYGKFTDCVIDFGKAAAGRPDFHIVYGLNEAGKSTTLTAFLDLLFGMHPQTPYNFLHPYGAMRIGAELDIDGVTHELVRLKQRTGSLVDLRGAPINEVLVSSALGGISRDAYRTMFSLDDQSLKDGGNAIMQSKGELGELLFSASSGLAGLSKVLSSATDEAIAFHKKRSSSTKLAELKRSLEALKSERNATDTFAAAHAVLTASYQQAKAAYDGAAGALAEARIRHTELTRILTALPLASELARLLADPVVQADLPRPPAEWFALLPQLSRDETRLQALLQEKDRGIDQIEAEIAGIVVDEKGLSIAAHTELLADGSGRFRAAEVDLPKRRLALAEQEGMLARLLADLERPNDDDPHALLLPASSAAIIGDLIERRSGVDAELAAAERELERTRDVLDSLRAETVGTADNAGAMDGDAVARLESVLARLTGSNLVSRLPVEERARLQQQRNLDGRLALLAPWSGDLDALAATGSVDLRQIEIWRSQATAIDRCIAEHRNRHRDLVTDQVAIQAGLASLMAAGTIDDSEANALRAARDNAWQLHVGVLDKETAQSFEALLRQDDIVSASRLAHAHDLAALRQLQQRSAENTAAIERQAQLLDEAQADYGALAKTIAGFLPDVFITQDDALERLATLESWMARRFDALAARDDLQRADAAIADIRTELDRYQAELLTGLAKALTKQTAETSLRGASLDVVVQATHDVLARHRAEAEARARHEKSMADLSRDLTQRERDWRQAQAASEAWQAGWRDALANTWLSDKAGSVAAVRGILQVLAKLPGILKERLDMAQRVGAMERDQAQFRIEVAALLSQVDDGGSADDPVSAAGRLLDRHRAALRNRQIIDDKQIELSNLRAQRAELATDLAVHTARKTELTAYFGTDTLAAVSGFLDQAKERERMEDRISGLREQIAQSLRASSFAEAEMRLSDTDIHGVEHEAAELAARIEDLTDRARDLYAETSRARDKLDAVGGDDTVARIEAKRRTILLEIEDSAARYLALKAGILAAERALHTYREKHRSSMMNRASEAFRLITGGNYSGLATQFDKDREILIGVAQDGGSKLAETMSTGTQFQLYLALRLAGYEEFAAVRPAVPFVADDIMESFDNPRSTEVFRLLGEMSKIGQVIYLTHHWHLCELAKTVVPEVQIHRLP from the coding sequence ATGCGCCTCAACCGTCTTGATCTCACGCGCTACGGTAAATTCACCGACTGCGTGATCGATTTCGGCAAGGCTGCAGCCGGACGACCGGATTTTCACATTGTCTACGGCCTGAACGAGGCGGGCAAGTCCACGACGCTGACCGCATTTCTCGATCTGCTGTTCGGCATGCATCCGCAAACACCTTATAACTTCCTGCATCCGTATGGTGCGATGCGCATCGGTGCCGAACTGGATATCGATGGGGTAACCCACGAACTGGTGCGCTTGAAACAGCGCACCGGCAGTCTCGTCGATTTGCGCGGCGCGCCAATCAATGAGGTGCTTGTATCGAGTGCGCTGGGCGGCATCAGCCGGGACGCCTATCGGACGATGTTTTCGCTCGATGATCAATCGCTGAAGGATGGCGGCAACGCCATCATGCAGAGCAAGGGCGAACTGGGCGAGCTGTTGTTTTCTGCCAGTTCCGGGCTTGCTGGCCTGAGCAAGGTTCTGTCTTCCGCCACGGATGAGGCCATCGCATTCCACAAGAAGCGATCGTCCAGCACCAAGTTGGCCGAGCTGAAACGGTCACTGGAGGCGTTGAAGTCCGAGCGCAATGCAACCGATACCTTTGCCGCAGCCCATGCGGTGCTGACGGCGAGTTACCAGCAGGCAAAGGCGGCTTATGACGGTGCGGCGGGCGCGCTTGCGGAAGCAAGGATCAGGCACACAGAGCTGACGCGTATCCTGACCGCGCTACCGCTTGCCTCGGAGCTGGCAAGACTTCTCGCAGACCCGGTAGTGCAGGCGGATCTGCCACGCCCGCCTGCCGAATGGTTCGCATTGCTGCCGCAGCTTTCTCGGGACGAAACCCGTCTGCAGGCTCTGTTGCAGGAAAAAGACCGTGGCATTGATCAGATCGAGGCCGAGATCGCCGGCATCGTCGTCGATGAGAAGGGCCTTTCGATCGCAGCGCACACCGAATTGCTGGCCGACGGAAGCGGGCGGTTTCGCGCCGCAGAGGTGGATCTGCCCAAACGTCGGCTGGCCCTGGCAGAGCAGGAAGGCATGCTTGCGCGGCTGCTCGCCGATCTCGAGCGGCCGAATGACGATGATCCGCACGCCCTGTTACTGCCCGCCAGCAGCGCGGCGATCATTGGTGACCTGATTGAAAGGCGCTCCGGAGTCGATGCGGAGCTGGCGGCGGCGGAACGCGAACTGGAGCGTACCCGCGATGTACTCGACAGCTTGCGCGCAGAGACGGTCGGTACAGCGGACAACGCTGGTGCCATGGACGGTGACGCAGTTGCCAGACTTGAGAGTGTACTGGCCCGGCTGACCGGCTCGAACCTTGTCTCCCGGCTTCCTGTCGAAGAGCGCGCGCGGTTGCAGCAACAGCGCAACCTCGACGGCCGGCTGGCGCTGCTCGCGCCTTGGTCCGGCGACCTGGACGCCCTGGCTGCGACAGGTTCTGTGGACCTGCGGCAGATCGAGATCTGGCGATCCCAGGCGACGGCGATCGACCGCTGTATTGCGGAGCACCGCAATCGCCACCGCGATCTCGTAACAGATCAGGTAGCGATACAGGCGGGCCTCGCATCGCTGATGGCCGCCGGTACGATCGACGACAGTGAGGCAAACGCCCTGCGCGCGGCACGCGACAATGCCTGGCAGCTGCATGTCGGCGTGCTCGACAAGGAGACCGCGCAGTCATTTGAGGCGCTTTTGCGCCAGGATGACATTGTGTCAGCTAGCCGGCTGGCGCATGCCCACGACCTGGCCGCTCTTCGTCAGTTGCAACAGCGATCGGCGGAGAACACTGCTGCCATTGAGAGACAGGCGCAATTGCTCGATGAGGCGCAGGCGGACTATGGCGCGCTCGCTAAGACGATCGCCGGTTTTCTGCCGGATGTGTTTATCACGCAAGACGATGCGCTGGAGCGGCTGGCGACGCTGGAGAGCTGGATGGCGCGCCGGTTTGACGCCTTGGCTGCGCGCGACGATCTGCAGCGGGCCGACGCGGCGATTGCCGATATCCGTACGGAACTCGATCGCTATCAGGCCGAGCTCCTGACCGGATTGGCCAAGGCTCTGACGAAACAGACTGCTGAAACAAGTCTCCGTGGCGCATCACTGGATGTGGTGGTGCAGGCGACCCACGACGTTCTGGCGCGACACAGGGCCGAAGCCGAAGCGAGGGCGCGTCATGAGAAATCAATGGCGGACCTGTCGCGCGATCTGACGCAACGCGAGCGTGACTGGAGGCAAGCGCAGGCGGCCTCAGAGGCCTGGCAGGCTGGCTGGCGTGACGCACTTGCCAATACATGGCTGTCCGACAAGGCCGGTTCTGTCGCGGCTGTCCGGGGCATTCTGCAGGTATTGGCGAAACTGCCTGGAATCTTGAAAGAACGTCTCGACATGGCGCAGCGGGTCGGCGCCATGGAACGAGATCAAGCGCAGTTCCGTATCGAGGTCGCCGCCTTGCTCAGCCAGGTCGATGATGGCGGCTCCGCAGATGATCCGGTGTCCGCTGCCGGCCGATTGCTCGATCGTCATCGAGCCGCGCTGCGAAACAGGCAGATCATCGACGACAAGCAGATCGAGCTTTCAAATCTGAGGGCACAACGGGCGGAGCTTGCCACGGACCTTGCCGTGCACACGGCGCGCAAGACCGAACTTACCGCCTATTTCGGTACCGATACACTCGCCGCTGTTTCTGGTTTTCTGGATCAGGCCAAGGAACGCGAAAGGATGGAAGACCGTATAAGCGGGCTAAGGGAGCAGATAGCCCAGAGCCTCAGAGCATCCAGCTTTGCGGAGGCTGAAATGCGCCTGTCGGACACCGACATCCACGGCGTGGAGCATGAAGCCGCCGAGCTTGCAGCCCGCATCGAGGATCTGACGGACCGGGCACGTGATCTCTATGCCGAGACGAGCCGCGCCCGGGACAAGCTCGACGCGGTCGGTGGTGATGACACTGTGGCGAGAATAGAGGCGAAACGCCGGACGATCCTGCTCGAAATCGAGGACAGCGCTGCCCGCTATCTGGCTCTGAAGGCCGGGATTCTCGCGGCCGAACGGGCATTGCATACCTATCGGGAAAAACATCGCAGCTCGATGATGAACCGGGCGTCCGAGGCCTTCCGCCTGATTACAGGTGGAAACTATTCGGGCCTCGCCACGCAGTTCGACAAGGACAGGGAGATCCTGATCGGCGTTGCACAGGACGGCGGATCGAAACTGGCCGAGACGATGTCCACCGGCACGCAGTTCCAGCTCTATCTGGCGCTGCGCCTGGCAGGTTACGAGGAGTTTGCTGCCGTTCGGCCTGCCGTGCCCTTTGTTGCCGACGACATCATGGAAAGTTTCGACAACCCCCGCTCGACCGAGGTCTTTCGACTTCTCGGCGAGATGTCGAAAATCGGCCAGGTGATCTATCTGACTCACCACTGGCATCTCTGCGAACTTGCAAAGACGGTCGTCCCGGAGGTGCAAATCCATCGATTGCCGTGA
- a CDS encoding metallophosphoesterase family protein, translating into MPFRFVHTADIHLDSPLRSLALRNSELADLIGGATRQALVSVVDLCLEEQVDALVIAGDLYDGDQTSMKTARFLASQLERLHQAGIAVYVIRGNHDALSRITQELVLPPTVRIFGARAEVMEASGGELSVAIHGMSFSKPQAPDGLLPRYKSPVPGAVNIGIMHTSLAGAPGHDVYAPCKVADLHAAGFDYWALGHIHQRSHHQGARTVIMPGMPQGRDINETGAKTVSLVTIADDRSISVDERLTSVAQFERVSVHLGGVDEWRDAAAAIETALLSQREHTASPHLVARLRLTGETTLAWKIRRDIDLMQAEAEQRGERVGNTWIEKLEVEVQPPAGVRGSIADPVSELRQLMRDDILGRSDFRDEISDMARDLLADLPPESRHFSGDDQASFDRFIDALLVRGAEDISARMNAAERGDN; encoded by the coding sequence ATGCCATTTCGCTTTGTACATACCGCCGACATCCATCTCGACTCGCCGCTGCGTTCGCTGGCGCTGCGCAACAGCGAGTTGGCGGATCTCATCGGGGGCGCCACGCGTCAAGCGCTGGTCTCCGTTGTCGATCTTTGCCTTGAAGAACAGGTCGATGCCCTGGTGATCGCCGGTGATCTCTACGATGGCGATCAGACTTCGATGAAGACGGCGCGGTTTCTCGCCAGCCAGTTGGAGCGTCTGCACCAGGCTGGCATCGCCGTCTATGTCATTCGCGGCAACCATGATGCACTTTCCAGAATCACCCAGGAACTGGTGCTGCCGCCGACCGTCAGGATATTTGGTGCGCGCGCCGAGGTGATGGAGGCATCCGGCGGGGAGCTTTCCGTTGCAATCCACGGGATGAGTTTTTCCAAGCCTCAGGCGCCGGACGGGCTTTTGCCACGGTACAAGTCACCGGTTCCGGGCGCCGTGAACATCGGCATCATGCATACCAGCCTCGCCGGCGCACCTGGGCACGATGTCTATGCGCCCTGCAAGGTCGCCGACCTGCATGCCGCCGGCTTCGACTACTGGGCGCTTGGCCATATCCATCAACGTAGCCATCATCAGGGCGCGCGCACGGTTATCATGCCGGGCATGCCGCAGGGCCGCGATATCAACGAAACGGGCGCAAAGACCGTCTCACTTGTCACCATCGCCGACGACCGTTCGATTTCAGTCGATGAGCGCCTGACCAGCGTCGCGCAGTTCGAGCGGGTGAGCGTTCACCTCGGTGGTGTGGACGAATGGCGCGATGCGGCAGCGGCAATTGAAACGGCACTTCTTTCTCAACGCGAGCACACCGCTTCGCCGCACCTGGTCGCACGATTGCGGCTGACGGGGGAAACAACGCTCGCCTGGAAGATCCGACGCGATATCGACCTGATGCAGGCGGAGGCGGAACAGCGCGGCGAGCGGGTCGGCAACACATGGATCGAAAAACTGGAAGTGGAAGTACAGCCGCCGGCAGGGGTACGCGGCTCAATCGCCGATCCGGTCAGCGAACTCAGGCAGTTGATGCGCGACGATATTCTTGGTCGCTCCGATTTTCGCGACGAGATAAGCGACATGGCCCGCGATCTTTTGGCTGACCTGCCGCCGGAAAGCCGGCACTTTTCCGGCGACGACCAGGCCAGCTTTGATCGCTTTATCGACGCCCTGCTTGTCAGGGGCGCCGAAGACATTTCCGCACGCATGAACGCTGCCGAGCGGGGCGACAACTGA